A stretch of the Macaca mulatta isolate MMU2019108-1 chromosome 14, T2T-MMU8v2.0, whole genome shotgun sequence genome encodes the following:
- the RASSF10 gene encoding ras association domain-containing protein 10: MDPSEKKISVWICQEEKLVSGLSRRTTCSDVVRVLLEDGCRRRRRQRRSRRRGSAGDPPGPGELPEPPDEDDEDDEALPQGMLCGPPQCYCIVEKWRGFERILPNKTRILRLWAAWGEEQENVRFVLVRSEASLPNAGPRSAEARVVLSRERPCPARGAPARPSLAMTQEKQRRVVRKAFRKLAKLNRRRQQQPPSSCSSTSSSTASSCSSSPRAHESASVERMETLVHLVLSQDHTIRQQVQRLHELDREIDRYEAKVHLDRMRRHGVNYVQDTYLVGAGIELDGSSPGEEPEEVAAEAEAAAAAAPPPLDGEAQAAALEELARRCDDLLRLQEQRVQQEELLERLSAEIQEELNQRWMRRRQEELAAREEPPEPDGGPEGELLLEQERVRTQLSTSLYIGLRLNTDLEAVKSDLDYSQQQWDSKERELQGLLQTLHTLELTVVPDGAPGSGGPSREPGPQACADMWVDQARGLAKSGPGNDEDSDTGLSSMHSQDSDSVPMCESLV, encoded by the coding sequence ATGGATCCTTCGGAAAAGAAGATATCGGTGTGGATCTGCCAGGAAGAGAAGCTGGTGTCCGGTCTCTCCCGCCGCACTACTTGCTCGGACGTTGTGCGAGTGCTTTTGGAGGACGGCTGCCGGCGGCGACGGAGACAGCGGCGGAGCCGGCGGCGGGGGTCGGCCGGCGACCCGCCTGGCCCGGGAGAGCTTCCCGAACCTCCAGACGAGGACGACGAGGACGACGAGGCGCTGCCGCAGGGCATGCTGTGTGGGCCCCCGCAGTGCTATTGCATCGTGGAGAAGTGGCGCGGCTTTGAGCGCATCCTCCCTAACAAGACTCGCATCTTGCGCCTCTGGGCTGCCTGGGGCGAAGAGCAAGAGAATGTGCGCTTCGTGCTAGTGCGCAGCGAGGCATCGCTGCCTAACGCCGGCCCCCGCAGCGCCGAGGCGCGCGTAGTGCTCAGCCGAGAGCGCCCCTGTCCGGCCCGCGGGGCCCCCGCGCGGCCCAGCCTGGCCATGACCCAGGAGAAACAGCGGCGAGTGGTGCGCAAGGCCTTTCGCAAACTGGCCAAGCTTAACCGGCGGCGCCAGCAGCAGCCTCCGTCGTCCTGTTCGTCCACTTCGTCGTCCACTGCCTCGTCCTGCTCTTCGTCGCCGCGGGCCCACGAGAGCGCGTCGGTGGAGCGCATGGAGACGCTGGTGCATCTGGTGCTCTCCCAGGACCACACCATTCGCCAGCAGGTGCAGCGGCTCCACGAGCTGGACCGCGAGATCGACCGCTACGAGGCCAAGGTGCACCTGGACCGCATGCGGCGTCACGGGGTCAACTACGTGCAGGACACTTACTTGGTTGGGGCAGGCATCGAGCTCGACGGGTCCAGCCCAGGAGAGGAGCCAGAAGAGGTGGCGGCGGAGgcagaggcggcggcggcggcggcgccgccccCTCTAGACGGCGAGGCGCAGGCGGCGGCGCTGGAGGAGCTGGCCCGGCGCTGCGACGACTTACTGAGGCTTCAGGAGCAACGGGTTCAGCAGGAGGAGTTGCTGGAGCGCCTTTCAGCCGAGATTCAGGAGGAACTCAACCAGAGGTGGATGCGGCGGCGCCAGGAGGAGCTGGCGGCGCGGGAGGAGCCCCCGGAGCCCGATGGAGGCCCCGAGGGCGAGCTGCTGCTGGAGCAGGAACGGGTCAGGACGCAGCTCAGTACTAGCCTTTACATCGGGCTCCGGCTCAACACGGACCTGGAGGCCGTCAAGTCGGACTTGGATTACAGCCAGCAGCAATGGGACAGCAAGGAACGCGAGCTACAGGGCCTTCTGCAAACTTTGCACACTTTGGAGCTGACAGTGGTGCCGGATGGGGCTCCTGGCTCCGGCGGTCCCTCGCGGGAACCCGGGCCTCAAGCCTGCGCCGACATGTGGGTGGACCAGGCCCGTGGACTGGCCAAGAGCGGTCCTGGCAACGACGAAGACTCGGATACGGGGCTGAGCTCTATGCATAGCCAAGACTCGGACTCCGTGCCTATGTGCGAATCCCTTGTCTAG